One stretch of Flavobacterium sp. 9 DNA includes these proteins:
- a CDS encoding sensor histidine kinase, producing the protein MKIDTIKNTSSNTILFHCMIWVFFILTSLIQFYESPFRINNDFYVQWLTGIVLFYLNYFYLVPALLLQKKYWSYFAFVFILIAAFMIIRINYFIPEFKHIRPRLIPQEDFKLMYKGTRIRGIMATRQPLFFKIGPSLFYILIITISAAIRTLTEFYNNQQNKLIAETHRTNTELIYLRKQTNPHFLFNSLNSIYSLAHKKSDLVPDAIVTLSELMRYMLYETDNKTVALEKEINYIQNYIELQKLRLNNIEDIVINVHGDTKNKFIEPLLLISFVENAFKYGTDYKGAAHVKIKIFIMNNSLDFWIENTIENYLKDPENSGIGLVNIQNRLDLLYPDAHELTITQDDNFYRVHLNLQLDEIQNAIN; encoded by the coding sequence ATGAAAATAGATACCATTAAAAATACGAGTTCCAATACAATTTTATTCCATTGCATGATATGGGTTTTCTTTATTCTGACTTCTTTAATTCAGTTTTACGAAAGTCCGTTCCGTATCAATAATGACTTTTATGTGCAATGGCTTACCGGAATTGTATTGTTTTATCTCAACTATTTTTATTTGGTTCCAGCTTTGCTTTTGCAGAAAAAATACTGGTCCTATTTTGCTTTTGTTTTTATTTTGATTGCTGCTTTCATGATTATCAGAATCAATTATTTTATTCCTGAATTTAAACATATCAGACCAAGATTGATACCTCAGGAAGATTTTAAATTGATGTATAAAGGAACCCGAATAAGAGGAATAATGGCAACAAGACAGCCTCTGTTTTTTAAAATTGGTCCTTCGCTTTTCTATATTTTAATTATTACTATAAGTGCAGCAATCAGAACGCTTACAGAATTTTATAACAACCAACAAAACAAACTTATTGCCGAAACCCACAGAACAAATACTGAATTGATTTATTTGCGCAAACAAACCAATCCGCATTTTTTATTCAATTCGTTAAATAGTATTTATTCTTTGGCGCACAAAAAATCTGATTTGGTCCCCGATGCCATCGTCACGTTATCTGAATTAATGCGTTATATGCTTTATGAAACAGATAATAAAACGGTGGCTTTGGAAAAAGAAATCAATTACATTCAGAATTACATCGAATTACAAAAGCTAAGACTCAACAATATCGAAGACATTGTTATTAATGTTCACGGTGACACAAAAAATAAATTTATTGAGCCATTGTTACTGATTTCATTTGTTGAAAATGCCTTTAAATACGGAACTGATTATAAAGGAGCAGCTCACGTAAAAATTAAGATTTTTATCATGAACAATAGTCTTGATTTTTGGATCGAAAACACCATTGAAAACTATCTGAAAGATCCTGAAAATTCAGGAATTGGATTAGTGAATATTCAAAACAGACTGGATTTGCTTTATCCAGATGCTCACGAACTTACGATCACGCAAGACGATAATTTTTATCGTGTGCATTTGAATTTACAGCTGGATGAAATTCAAAACGCAATCAATTAA
- the murI gene encoding glutamate racemase: MTNNNPIGVFDSGIGGTSIWNAIHELLPNEKTIYLADSKNAPYGQRTKEEIVALSKKNVDFLLEQNCKIIVVACNTATTNAIRELRAEYDVPFIGIEPAIKPAANNSKTQVIGILATKGTLNSELFNKTAEMFQHTTIIEQVGHGLVQLIEDGNLNSPEMTQLLESYLQPMIDANIDYLVLGCSHYPYLIPQIKKILPEHIQIIDSGEAVARQTQNVLREKVGFTDTQNNDEPIFYVNSNPDVLKSILDYKYPVIEKDF; the protein is encoded by the coding sequence ATGACGAACAACAATCCTATAGGCGTTTTTGATTCCGGTATTGGAGGAACTTCCATCTGGAACGCCATCCACGAACTACTTCCAAACGAAAAAACCATCTATTTAGCGGATAGCAAAAATGCTCCTTATGGTCAAAGAACCAAAGAAGAAATCGTTGCATTAAGCAAAAAAAATGTTGATTTTCTACTAGAACAAAATTGTAAAATCATTGTTGTTGCATGTAACACTGCCACAACAAATGCTATTCGGGAACTCCGTGCGGAATATGATGTTCCGTTTATAGGAATTGAGCCTGCAATAAAACCTGCAGCCAATAATTCAAAAACACAAGTAATTGGTATTCTTGCTACAAAAGGAACGCTGAATAGCGAGTTGTTTAATAAAACTGCTGAGATGTTTCAGCATACTACAATAATTGAGCAAGTTGGTCACGGACTTGTACAACTTATCGAAGATGGGAATCTAAATTCTCCGGAAATGACTCAATTGTTAGAATCCTATTTACAACCTATGATTGACGCCAATATTGACTATTTGGTATTAGGTTGTAGCCATTATCCGTATTTGATTCCGCAAATAAAAAAAATCCTTCCGGAACATATTCAAATTATAGATTCCGGAGAGGCTGTTGCAAGACAAACGCAAAATGTCTTACGTGAAAAAGTAGGCTTTACAGATACTCAAAATAACGACGAACCAATATTTTATGTCAATTCAAATCCTGATGTTTTAAAATCGATTTTAGATTATAAATATCCGGTAATCGAAAAAGATTTTTAA
- a CDS encoding DUF4270 family protein — MHKFILMFFFALSLISCGTDTDTGEFVVGSDYLALNNKVILVDTLTVEMSTINLDSLITSTQSRILIGNYDDPLFGKIKSDSYFQLSTNTYALNNSGSDTEAIKYVFDSISMILKYDNYYFGDTTKVQTFDIHRLIQKVKPNTEDNNFYNNSKLNYSPESLGTISYKPRPIEKDSINIKMSDAFGAELFQKLKKREVTDFDTFTEYLKGFVLVPSSSNSSSVIGFSASTSKVRLYYSKYQADTEETPYILDFTILDKTKQFNSISSDKSGTLLQNLSVPTSKLASSLTEHQGFIQSGTGVSCRIDFPNIKQFKHISDNGAIVAAELLLKPVNNSYSDKYPLSDSLSVYVADNLNRISGTLLNSESKSVYGILNKKTDEFNENIGYTIPIGGFLQKEMLKPTDSRSCLILTLPALSKAVNRVVLGDQKHLNNKIQLKIYYISY; from the coding sequence ATGCACAAGTTTATATTGATGTTCTTTTTTGCGTTATCGCTAATTTCGTGTGGTACAGATACAGATACGGGTGAGTTTGTTGTGGGGTCAGATTATTTGGCACTAAATAATAAAGTTATTCTCGTAGATACGCTTACGGTCGAGATGTCTACAATAAATTTAGATTCGCTTATAACTTCTACTCAAAGCCGAATTTTGATAGGAAATTATGATGATCCTCTTTTTGGAAAAATAAAGTCCGATAGTTATTTTCAATTATCAACTAACACATATGCTTTAAATAATAGTGGTTCAGATACAGAGGCAATCAAATATGTCTTTGATTCTATTTCGATGATTCTAAAATATGATAACTATTATTTTGGAGACACTACAAAAGTGCAGACATTTGATATTCATCGTTTGATCCAGAAAGTTAAACCTAATACTGAGGATAATAATTTCTATAATAATTCAAAATTAAATTATAGTCCGGAAAGTCTTGGAACAATTTCGTATAAGCCGCGACCAATCGAGAAAGATTCTATTAATATTAAAATGAGCGATGCATTTGGTGCAGAACTTTTTCAAAAATTAAAGAAAAGAGAAGTCACAGATTTTGACACTTTCACAGAATATTTAAAAGGATTTGTTTTAGTGCCTTCATCTTCTAATTCTTCAAGTGTGATAGGTTTTAGTGCAAGTACAAGCAAAGTCAGATTGTATTATTCCAAATATCAGGCAGACACTGAAGAAACACCTTATATTTTAGATTTTACTATACTTGACAAGACAAAGCAGTTTAACTCCATCTCGTCTGATAAATCAGGTACTTTGCTTCAGAATTTATCTGTTCCAACAAGCAAGCTGGCAAGTTCTTTAACCGAGCATCAGGGATTTATTCAATCCGGAACAGGAGTTTCTTGTAGAATCGATTTTCCCAATATAAAGCAGTTTAAACATATCTCAGATAATGGAGCAATTGTTGCCGCCGAATTGCTTTTAAAACCAGTCAATAATTCCTATTCAGACAAATATCCTTTATCAGATTCCTTAAGTGTTTATGTAGCCGATAATTTAAATAGAATTAGTGGCACTTTATTGAATTCTGAAAGTAAATCAGTGTATGGAATTTTAAACAAAAAAACCGATGAGTTTAACGAAAATATTGGTTATACAATTCCTATTGGAGGCTTTCTACAAAAAGAAATGCTCAAACCGACTGATTCAAGATCTTGTTTGATTCTTACTTTACCCGCACTTTCTAAAGCAGTCAACAGAGTTGTTTTAGGAGATCAAAAACATTTGAACAATAAAATTCAATTGAAAATTTATTACATCTCTTATTAA
- a CDS encoding intradiol ring-cleavage dioxygenase, which translates to MDRKKFIRNSILGIASLATASKLLESCSKSDNDDTNTNSSDGSCNVSPAETKGPFPIKTPSQLVLENIKSDRIGVALLINLIIENKNNNCAPLESVFVDVWHCDKDGNYSEYGGTSMQQTDYTSVHFLRGRQTTNSKGEVSFISIFPGWYQGRAPHVHVEVLSTSGASLLVTQIAFPENVASEVYSSTNYSAHGQADTSNTKDNVFSDSLESELATLTGNLTDGYTLSKTITVNG; encoded by the coding sequence ATGGATAGAAAAAAATTCATTAGAAATAGTATATTAGGAATTGCATCTTTGGCAACAGCCTCAAAATTATTAGAATCTTGTTCTAAAAGTGATAATGACGATACCAATACAAATTCGTCCGATGGAAGCTGCAATGTTTCTCCTGCTGAAACAAAAGGCCCCTTCCCTATCAAAACGCCAAGCCAACTGGTATTAGAAAATATAAAATCTGATCGAATTGGCGTAGCTTTACTTATTAATCTTATTATCGAAAATAAAAATAATAACTGCGCTCCATTAGAAAGTGTTTTTGTGGATGTTTGGCATTGCGATAAAGACGGAAATTATTCTGAATATGGAGGCACTTCGATGCAACAAACAGATTATACTTCTGTTCATTTTTTAAGAGGCAGACAAACGACAAATTCAAAAGGAGAAGTTTCATTTATTTCTATTTTTCCGGGTTGGTATCAAGGCAGAGCTCCACATGTACATGTTGAAGTGTTATCTACTAGCGGAGCATCATTATTGGTAACACAAATTGCTTTTCCCGAAAATGTTGCAAGCGAAGTTTATTCAAGTACTAATTATTCTGCTCACGGTCAAGCGGATACTTCCAATACAAAAGACAACGTTTTTTCAGACAGTCTTGAAAGTGAATTAGCAACGTTAACCGGAAATTTGACAGATGGTTATACGCTTAGTAAAACCATAACAGTAAATGGGTAG
- a CDS encoding aromatic hydrocarbon degradation protein, with amino-acid sequence MKNRIVYLSGAILMSLTSFAQSISSSPYSLYGVGSLYDSDFGSLPSIGSSGMALPSDTFINNLNPASLGYLPQNHFMFDIGGKAIATTYQSGSRSEKRNNFQFSHIAFAFPVTKNSGFSAALRPYSSSAFKISNLKLPISDSQEFYYLTAAGSGGLNNFDFSYGYRFGKKLSLGVSAAVLFGSTTDDRSFLIANSITTLSKKTNYNGLRATFGAQYKIDSTLTIATTFKLPTQINASKVQSVQTITNNVATSIESNVASDLDDYYMPLEMGIGISKRFKNNLNMTLDYEKSLWNDTNQPELYGDFVNQDRFAMGFSYSRRKNVRKYWDSVQYSTGLNFDTGYLEIDGKRVNNAAISFGISLPIENTFSAVNISYSYGQKGRIADNLIKENYHKLSLNLSLDGIWFVKRKIE; translated from the coding sequence ATGAAAAATAGAATAGTTTATTTAAGTGGCGCCATTTTAATGTCGTTGACTTCATTTGCTCAAAGTATTTCGAGTTCTCCTTATTCATTATATGGAGTTGGAAGTTTATACGATTCAGATTTTGGTTCGCTTCCCTCAATTGGATCCTCTGGTATGGCATTACCTTCAGATACTTTTATTAATAACCTAAACCCGGCCTCACTAGGTTATTTGCCTCAAAATCATTTTATGTTTGATATAGGTGGCAAGGCTATTGCAACAACCTACCAGAGTGGTTCAAGAAGCGAAAAGCGAAATAATTTTCAATTCTCGCATATTGCTTTTGCATTTCCTGTGACTAAAAACTCCGGATTTAGTGCAGCACTGCGCCCTTATTCAAGTTCAGCATTTAAAATTTCAAATTTAAAATTGCCAATTTCAGACAGTCAGGAATTCTATTATTTAACCGCGGCAGGTTCTGGCGGATTAAATAATTTTGATTTTTCATATGGATATCGATTCGGAAAAAAATTGTCACTTGGAGTATCTGCCGCCGTTTTATTTGGAAGTACTACCGATGACAGAAGTTTTTTAATCGCAAATTCAATTACAACGTTAAGTAAAAAAACAAATTATAATGGTTTGCGGGCCACATTTGGAGCCCAGTATAAAATTGATTCAACGCTTACAATTGCTACAACTTTTAAGTTGCCAACTCAAATTAATGCCTCTAAAGTTCAATCAGTTCAAACAATTACAAATAATGTTGCAACCAGTATAGAATCGAATGTAGCATCAGATTTAGATGATTATTATATGCCTTTGGAAATGGGGATAGGTATTAGTAAACGCTTTAAGAATAATCTAAACATGACGCTTGATTATGAAAAGAGTTTGTGGAATGATACAAATCAACCTGAATTATATGGAGATTTTGTGAACCAGGACAGATTTGCAATGGGTTTTAGTTATAGTCGCAGAAAAAATGTCAGGAAATATTGGGATAGCGTTCAATATTCAACAGGTTTGAACTTTGATACCGGTTATCTTGAAATCGACGGAAAAAGGGTCAATAATGCCGCGATCTCTTTTGGGATTTCGCTGCCAATCGAAAATACTTTTTCCGCAGTTAATATTTCTTATTCCTATGGACAAAAAGGAAGAATCGCAGATAATCTAATAAAAGAAAATTACCATAAGTTATCCCTGAATTTATCTTTAGACGGAATTTGGTTCGTCAAGCGAAAAATAGAGTAG
- a CDS encoding OmpH family outer membrane protein — MMKQIKTLLIAAILVLGASNTINAQAKVAHVDVSEIMSKMPAMLDAQNQLQKLSGTYDAEYKKMVDEYQVKIKKYEAEAATVTDAVNGERSKEVQDMQKRIVDYRDNAQKELQQKETDIVKPLMEKVRASIQKVGKAKGFQYVLDGSTLLLADGPNITADVKKDLGF; from the coding sequence ATGATGAAACAAATCAAAACTTTACTAATTGCTGCCATTTTAGTTTTAGGAGCAAGTAACACAATTAACGCACAAGCTAAGGTAGCTCATGTTGATGTTAGCGAGATTATGTCGAAAATGCCTGCAATGCTAGATGCTCAAAACCAATTACAAAAATTAAGCGGTACATATGATGCAGAATACAAAAAAATGGTTGACGAATATCAAGTAAAAATCAAAAAGTACGAGGCTGAAGCTGCTACAGTAACTGATGCTGTAAACGGAGAGCGTTCTAAAGAAGTTCAAGACATGCAAAAAAGAATTGTTGACTATAGAGACAATGCACAAAAAGAACTACAACAAAAAGAAACTGATATCGTAAAACCATTAATGGAAAAAGTAAGAGCTTCTATCCAAAAAGTTGGAAAAGCTAAAGGTTTCCAATATGTTCTTGACGGTTCTACTTTATTATTAGCTGATGGTCCAAACATTACTGCTGATGTTAAGAAAGACTTAGGATTCTAA
- a CDS encoding DUF6268 family outer membrane beta-barrel protein, with the protein MKAQENFSVNMNLKTEPTDKIDFNESSIGVLFSKKINAKNQITNTLEYSSLKVNYELGSFNNVEDLNQFNKIQNTFEIKHEVSNTTKFELAITPSVNFQRNLDASDFLLFGSFDISQQLNSKTNIKLGVARSAIFGYAKFIPTLSINYQMSEHSNVLIGFPDSNISYSNNIRNKFSLTNSFNGTFYHLDVPNSSYENTTKASLSQMTSAFEYERNVTKNWFLNFKAGYDFNKKYNLLDNDNHRIYDFNTGNGYILGIGIKYKQ; encoded by the coding sequence ATGAAAGCACAGGAAAATTTTTCAGTAAATATGAATCTGAAAACAGAACCAACGGATAAAATTGATTTTAACGAAAGTAGTATTGGAGTTTTGTTCAGCAAAAAAATAAATGCCAAAAACCAAATAACAAATACATTAGAATATTCAAGTTTGAAAGTGAATTATGAATTAGGCAGCTTTAATAATGTTGAAGATCTGAATCAATTCAACAAAATTCAAAACACGTTTGAAATCAAACATGAAGTTTCAAACACAACAAAATTTGAATTAGCTATTACTCCTTCGGTAAATTTTCAGCGAAACTTAGATGCTTCTGATTTTTTACTTTTTGGAAGTTTTGATATTAGCCAGCAATTAAATTCAAAGACGAATATTAAACTTGGAGTGGCGAGATCAGCCATTTTTGGTTATGCTAAATTCATTCCGACTTTATCAATAAACTATCAAATGAGTGAACATAGTAATGTGTTGATTGGTTTTCCGGATTCGAATATTTCGTATTCAAATAATATTCGAAACAAATTCAGTTTAACGAATAGTTTCAACGGAACTTTTTATCATTTAGACGTTCCAAACAGCTCGTATGAAAATACAACCAAAGCGAGTTTATCACAAATGACTTCGGCTTTTGAATATGAAAGAAATGTTACAAAGAACTGGTTTCTAAATTTTAAAGCCGGATATGACTTTAACAAAAAATATAACCTGCTCGATAATGACAATCACAGAATCTATGATTTCAATACCGGCAATGGATATATTCTGGGCATTGGGATCAAATACAAACAATAA
- a CDS encoding DUF4907 domain-containing protein, producing MIINTQIKFFWTKIQKNLLFLLLVLQFVACSKNETFKTESFKTKSGWGYSIAYKSKIIIKQSIIPVISDSKSFSTEDDALKVAHLVVDKLNQHISPTVTKNDLILLKIKL from the coding sequence ATGATAATTAATACACAAATAAAATTCTTCTGGACCAAAATCCAGAAGAATTTACTGTTTCTTTTACTTGTTTTGCAATTTGTTGCCTGCTCAAAAAATGAAACTTTTAAAACAGAATCTTTCAAAACAAAATCCGGTTGGGGATATTCAATTGCTTACAAAAGTAAAATCATAATCAAGCAATCTATAATACCGGTGATAAGTGATTCTAAAAGCTTTTCGACAGAAGATGATGCATTAAAAGTGGCACATTTAGTAGTTGACAAACTCAATCAGCATATATCGCCAACGGTAACGAAAAATGATTTAATTTTATTAAAAATAAAATTATAA
- a CDS encoding kelch repeat-containing protein — MNNLKKGILFAALFSSLFFIGCSHDDEDDDLVGNWIKKSAFDGPARSSATSFVIGDYAYVAAGYTGDVYLKDLWAYNSTGDYWEQKADFAGVGRSSASSFTLNGKGYVGLGYDGTNKLKDFYQYDPTSNSWTQKTDFGGTGRYGAVGFQVGGKAYFGTGYDGNYLKDFYQYDDQANTWTLVNGFSGNKRRNATVFVIDTKAYLVTGVNNGVYQEDFWEFDPSTDVWTRKRDVDKDTDDDPTYNDDYAIVRANASSFSMNGLGYIVGGESIKTVWEYIPSTDLWVERTPMEGATRSDAVGFAINNRGFYMLGRIGSTYFDDAWEFKPLDAQNDDDN, encoded by the coding sequence ATGAATAATTTAAAAAAAGGAATATTATTCGCGGCACTGTTTTCTAGTCTCTTTTTTATAGGCTGTAGTCATGACGATGAGGATGATGATTTGGTAGGAAACTGGATTAAAAAATCTGCATTTGATGGACCTGCAAGATCTAGTGCGACTAGTTTTGTCATAGGAGATTATGCTTATGTAGCGGCAGGTTATACTGGAGATGTATATTTAAAAGATTTATGGGCATATAATTCCACAGGAGATTATTGGGAACAAAAAGCCGATTTTGCCGGAGTAGGAAGAAGTTCTGCTTCAAGTTTTACCCTTAACGGAAAAGGATACGTTGGCTTGGGTTACGATGGAACCAATAAGCTGAAAGATTTTTACCAATACGATCCAACAAGCAATAGCTGGACTCAAAAAACTGATTTTGGAGGAACTGGCCGTTATGGTGCTGTAGGTTTTCAAGTAGGTGGAAAAGCTTATTTTGGAACTGGTTATGACGGAAATTATCTAAAAGATTTTTATCAATACGACGATCAGGCAAATACATGGACTCTTGTTAACGGATTTAGCGGAAACAAAAGACGTAATGCTACTGTATTTGTAATTGATACTAAAGCGTATTTGGTAACCGGAGTAAACAATGGAGTTTATCAGGAAGATTTTTGGGAATTTGATCCATCAACTGATGTTTGGACCAGAAAACGTGATGTCGATAAAGACACAGATGATGACCCAACTTACAATGACGATTATGCAATTGTTCGTGCAAATGCTTCTAGTTTTTCTATGAATGGATTGGGATATATTGTAGGTGGTGAAAGTATCAAAACTGTTTGGGAATACATTCCGTCAACAGATCTTTGGGTAGAAAGAACTCCTATGGAAGGCGCTACAAGATCAGATGCTGTAGGATTTGCAATCAACAACCGTGGTTTTTATATGTTAGGAAGAATAGGTTCTACTTACTTTGATGATGCTTGGGAATTTAAACCTTTGGATGCGCAAAATGACGATGATAATTAA
- a CDS encoding OmpH family outer membrane protein, producing MRKQFLFIFLALIVANTSQAQGKTTRIGYIDMEYILENVSDYKEAKAQLELKAQKWKQEIEAKKLNINTLKESLKAEKALLTKELIDERETEIKFLETEMLDYQQKQFGADGNLMHQKMALAKPIQDQVFTAVQDIAEAKNYDFVFDKSSDLTMLFSNKRFDISDQVLRILNRTDKREQLTKKQLKDQEAKESKENAIDESPALQDRQKVLDEKKAARDKLIEDRRLEQEAKKKEYDDRRKAIQAEREAKKNGTVSETAKTTEAAKTDATGKTVTPPAAAGTATGTEAAPTTPAVDKAAERQKLYEQRKKELEEKRKKILEEREAAKKAKEAETQKTNTTNN from the coding sequence ATGAGAAAACAGTTTTTATTTATATTTTTAGCCTTGATTGTAGCTAATACAAGTCAGGCACAAGGAAAAACGACAAGGATTGGCTACATCGACATGGAATACATTTTGGAAAACGTTTCTGATTATAAAGAAGCGAAAGCCCAATTAGAGCTAAAAGCTCAAAAATGGAAACAAGAAATAGAAGCTAAGAAGTTAAACATCAATACTCTTAAGGAAAGTCTTAAAGCCGAAAAAGCTTTACTTACTAAAGAACTAATTGATGAAAGAGAAACTGAGATCAAATTTCTTGAAACCGAAATGTTGGATTATCAACAAAAGCAATTTGGTGCTGATGGAAATTTAATGCACCAAAAAATGGCGCTGGCAAAGCCAATACAAGATCAGGTTTTTACAGCTGTTCAGGATATTGCTGAAGCTAAGAATTATGATTTTGTATTTGATAAATCATCGGATTTAACAATGCTTTTTAGCAACAAAAGATTCGATATTAGCGATCAGGTTTTGCGTATTTTAAACAGAACTGATAAACGCGAACAATTGACTAAAAAACAATTGAAAGATCAGGAAGCTAAAGAAAGTAAAGAAAATGCTATAGATGAAAGTCCTGCATTGCAAGACAGACAAAAAGTATTAGACGAAAAGAAAGCTGCCAGAGATAAACTAATTGAAGACAGAAGATTAGAACAGGAAGCTAAGAAAAAAGAATACGACGACAGAAGAAAAGCCATACAAGCTGAAAGAGAAGCTAAAAAGAATGGCACGGTTTCTGAAACAGCAAAAACAACTGAGGCTGCCAAAACAGATGCTACAGGAAAAACTGTAACACCACCAGCAGCGGCAGGAACAGCAACCGGAACTGAAGCCGCTCCGACAACACCAGCGGTTGATAAAGCAGCAGAAAGACAAAAACTTTACGAACAGCGTAAAAAAGAATTAGAGGAAAAGAGAAAGAAAATCTTAGAGGAAAGAGAAGCGGCTAAAAAAGCAAAAGAAGCCGAAACACAGAAAACAAATACGACCAATAATTAA